The Anopheles coluzzii chromosome 2, AcolN3, whole genome shotgun sequence genome window below encodes:
- the LOC120949432 gene encoding LITAF domain-containing protein, producing the protein MTKDGPPPYGFVPPQSAPPSYAQAVGGVPPSSPFTPQQPVLTGAQIVTTVVPIGPQSTHMICPSCHAEVNTKTTTSPGMIAYVSGFLIALFGCWLGCCLIPCCIDECMDVHHTCPHCKAYLGRHRR; encoded by the exons ATGACTAAAGATGGACCACCACCGTACGGGTTCGTGCCGCCACAATCGGCACCACCGAGCTATGCGCAAGCCGTAGGAGGTGTTCCTCCGTCGAGCCCGTTCACACCGCAGCAACCGGTACTGACCGGAGCACAGATCGTTACCACGGTCGTGCCGATCGGGCCCCAGTCGACACACATGATATGCCCCAGTTGCCATGCAGAAGTGAATACTAAGACGACAACATCGCCAGGAATGATTGCCTACGTGTCCGGGTTTCTGATCGCATTGTTCGG ATGCTGGTTAGGATGCTGCCTAATACCTTGCTGCATTGACGAATGTATGGATGTACATCATACGTGCCCACACTGTAAAGCATATTTGGGACGGCACAGGCGATAA